TTTGAATATTTTTGGAGCTTTTTCTTCCTGCAACGCTGCAATAAAATTTCTGTGTTTcgacgaaaaacgctcataattaacaaaatatgtgataggataaggagtacctgaaGAGGATGTTGCCGTGGGTGAAGTTTCAGAAGTGCTATATTTTTTTCGTATTGTATGAAGCACACAATCCCGCAATTTTGTAGACGGAAACTTCTCACGTCTCCCTCTCCCCAACTCCGTATCACCATCCCTCCTATCACGTGTGCTATCCACAACACCTCCAATGTGTTGCTGCACATTACCAGAAATAACCTGCTGATATTGCCCAGTAGGTACAGCAGTTACAGAAGCTGTAGCTTCGCCCTCCACAGAAGCAGTCAGCTGCTGAGGCGCAAGATGGCTGGGTACAACTGGGCGCGCCTCGCCCTGCGCCTCCTGCATCGCTTCACTTCGCCCCTGCAGCGCCTCAGACAGCGCCCCACTGCGCCCCAGCAGCGCCTCGCACCGCGCCTCCTGCATTCCATCGCCCTGTGCCTCATTTCTCGCAGAGCTCTCTGCAGTCACTGCAGTTTCAACATTCACTTCAGCCTGCACATCAGCACCCTCTGCCTGACCAGCAACATACCTGCTCCCAACCCCTTGTGAGCAAGACCTTGCTGTCCCCATAGAAGCATACCTGTCCTCACACTCATCCATATTCCAGTGATCAAAACCACCCACAAACTCACATTCATGTGCAACGCAATCCTCACCAGCATGCCCCAACGACTCAATGTACCCACTTGCATACGGAAACATTCGTTCGTGAAATTTTACATCACGAGAAACAAAAAACTCATGAGTCTCCAAGTCATACATTCGCCACCCTTTTTGACCAAATGGGTAACCAAGAAACACGCATTTCCTACTCCGTGACTCAAACTTGTCTCCCTTACTACGTTGATTATACGCATAGCACAAACAACCAAACACCCTTATAGACACATATGACGGAGGTTTACCAAACAACATCTCATAAGGCGTTTTATTTTGAAGAAGAGGTGTAGGGGTCCGATTAATCAAGAAACAAGCAGCAAGAATACATTCGCCCCAAAATTTCTTAGGCAAATTTCCTTGAAATCGCAATGCTCTACCCACATTCAGAATATGTTGATGTTTCCTCTCCACTCTCCCATTTTGTTGGGGTGTCCCGACACACGACGACTCAAACAATACACCATGCTTAAAAAAATAGCCTTGCAAGCAATTAAATTCCGTACCATTATCACTCCGAACAACTTTGATGTTTTGATTAAATTGACACTTGACCATAGCAATAAAATTAAGAAACATGGACTCAACTTCGGTTTTATTGCTaagtaaataaatccacacacctcttgaaaaatcatcaacaatggTAAGAAAATATTTTGCACCACAAGAAGAAGGTGTCTTATAAGGACCCCATAAATCAATATGCACTAATTCAAAAATTCTACTAGCTTGACTATCACTAATCGGAAAGCTCTCTCTACATTGTTTTGCACGCGGACATACATCACAAATGTTATTTTGCTTCCTAGCAGTACTACTCACAGGAGGGAGTAACCTCAACACTTTTTCCGAAGGATGCCCCATACGCTGATGCCATAAGTCAACCACGCAATCCACCGCTAGCACCCTCACTTGCGGAAccccacggaaaaaatatagtccttctCTTCGATCACCCACGCCAATCACCATCTTCGTCGAATGGTCCCGAATaacacacattttgttagtaaattgagcagaGCAGTttaattcgtcacttaattgagttacagaaattaaattgcaatttAATTTTGGTACAAACAAAACATTATCCAATACTAAACCACCCTCCAATGTTATTGAACCGTATTGATTAGAATTCGCCATTTGGCCATCCGGTAACACCACCGGACAATTATCCGATGTCTTGACATTACTCAAACTTGCAAGATCACCCGTCACATGATTAGAGGCTCCTGTGTCAATAATCCATTGTAAAGCGACCTTACCTTGTAATTTATGCGTACGTTTATTTAATATGTCCATGATCTGTTGGACTTGATTGTCTGACACACCGGACAAGCCTTGTGTAGCTGCTGCCCCATTTGCTCCAGACAAGCCAACCACGCCTCCTGCTGCACTCACATTGGCCACCCGAGTTACTGTCGACGAGCCACTGCTCCGTCCACCTCTAGCTCCTCTATGTCCAACAGTCTTGCCGCCCCTGCCTGGCCCCCTGCCCCCTCGTTTTTTTTCATCCCACCAGTCGGGAAACCCAATGAGTTGATAACAACTCTCTTCCTCATGGCCCTCCCGATTGCAATGATTACAGAACTTTTCAGCAGTATCACCAGACCTCGGACGCGACTTCGTCTCCACCTTGAAAGCCATGACACCCTCCTTAGCCTTACCCCCCTTGGCACGCAGACTTTCTGTGTTCACAACAGACTGATATGCTTCATCTACAGAGGGTAATGGAGTCTGTGCGAGCAACTGCGCACGTATAGCTTCATAATGGTCGTCCAGACCGATCAAAAAATAGTGTAGATGATCTTCCTCCCTTATATCTCCCACCTGCTTGGCTATATTACATGAACAACCTGTACAGGTGCATCTAGGTACTCTAGCATATTGAACAAACTCTTTCCATATCTTGGATAAGCGACCAAAATAGACTGTAACACTCTCCGAAACTGACTGTTTGCAGTCACCTAAGGCCAATTTAATATGGCAGACTCGTGTACCGCTAACTACGCAGTACCTCTTCCTCAAATGAGTCCATAGTTCACCAGCAATGTCAAAATCTTCTACCGTTGATCGCAAACTTTCATCAATAGTATTAGTGATCCACGACACTAGCATTGAATTCACAGCGACCCAATGTCTCATCTTGGTCGCATCCGTCTTAGGCTCCTGAATGGAACCATCAAGAAAGCCGTATTTGAATTTAGAGATCATCGATCGCCGCACGACCTTAGCCCATTCATCGTAATTGGACGTCCCACGGAGTTTGACGGGCGTAATCACCACCCCGGGTCCATCACTCGAGCCAAGATAATAGTCTAGATCAACCTCCTCTCCGTCTTTTCCCATAATACTGGAAGAACGCACAAACTCACGCTCAAAGGAAGATGGGTATACCTCAGAATATCGCTGTTCTCAATGACTGCGGAAGAGAAAAAAAACTAGGTTTAAcctaggctcatgataccatgaTAAAATAATTCTCCAACTCGTCCTTTCTCATTAATTCAACTCCGTATATATATTACATGAGAAGGCTAATTACGTAACTCTATCTCATCATACAATATTAacaaatatactccgtatacttATCGTAACAATCATAGATTTCATACGGGAAAAACAATTACATCATTCATAACACCATAACACATCCAAGCCCCTTAACTGCAGATGGATCATATTCCATTGACAATTCATAGGAAATTTTGCACACAAATTCTGTCATTTGTAGCCAATTTTAACTCAATAGGGAAGCCGATAATTTTTATTAAGGCAAATTTGTccaaaactaccttataaatttaattatttgtaaaaaactaccttataaaaaaaatgttgcaattaactaccttataaaaaatttatgttgtaaGAAACTACATTTTCCCGAATTACGAACGTTTCATCGAAATTCCGGGATTGACTTTGCCATATATATGTCACGTGCCATTTAATTACGTCTTTCCCGTTAGATGTCGCGTAATATGCACCTAGTAAAATTAACGtcgtaattttgaattaatgctCATAATCTAGCCAAAGGTAGTATCTAACAACATAacatttttataaggtagtttattacaacattttttttataaggtagtttttcgcaaaaatcatattttataaggtagtttttgacaaatttgccttttaTTAATGATTGTAGCCAAAATTTGTTCTCAAATTATTGTcaattgtgttttttttttgaaaaaagtaAGAACCCTAACCTCACCAAATAGCAGCAGAATGATGACTACAACGACAAAGCAACTCAATTATAAgaaaaattaaagaattaaagagttTAAATACATACCTTTTGAATTTGGAGTAAAAATTTGCTATGAATTCAAAGAGAGGAAGAAGAGAGCACCCCAAAGAAGAAGAAGTAGTTTGGGAGGTGGTAATTTCTTTCGGAATAGCAATgggtaatttttgttttttttttttccttttgtacTACAGTTTCACTCTTTTGGCTGATTAGTTTGACTCTAGGTAATCAATTAATTGAATAATCTCAAAAAGTAATGGAAAATAATGGAAAAATTACTTATTATTAGTTaatttatgtatatatatatatatattttttaattcatGTATGGTTAAGGGCTAATTAAGTATATGGTTAATTTGCTAGAAAATTGTAGCTAGATCCCAaagggtgaaaaaaaaaaaaaacttagacCCGAAATGGTGAAATTTTTGATAACTTAGACCCCTTTTGTTTCCTTATCTTCATCAGATGTGTGTAAAACCTTTTAATACGATTGAATGCGTATTATGTGTGTACACgaatgaataaaaagattgACATAAGTAATTAGAACTTAATAAAACACCTCAAAACAAGTACGGAGTACAACTTAGAAAAACGGATAGAGTACAAAAGAGACAGGTTGTTCAACTTGAATTGTGAATGTTAACATCTAAtctcaaaaacaataaaatccaCAATGATGTTGAATTGGTGGTCATCCAATCCCGTGGTCCGACCCCAATAATAAGTCAAGAACATCGAGTAAGAACAAGAATTGTGGACGGTTGTCAACAATTCAATTACTTATATGCATGCATCATCTATCTAGATTTGAAAATACTTTGTATATTCACCGAGTAAACTATTCATCACTAATAGAGAATAGTGGTAGTGGAATCCACGTCATTTttattaattgattttttattaatttattagtagTGGGTTAGGGCCGGCTAAAGGGAGGTCCAGTCGGACCTACAACACCGGGCCACAAAATTTTGGGCCCCAAAAGGAATTATGTTGGTTAAACCCCCAAGaacaaatattatatatttaacagatgttttattatatattatgtaATCTTTGTCCCAATTGGTAAGGATTCTTAAGTGTGGGAGCTAAGACCAGGGTTCAATTATTCTCCTAAATCCTTTTTTATTTGCTTTTTTCATGCCCATCAAACTTTTCCATCAATTTTCTCAAACCATCACAAACAAAACGTTAAacaatattattaatttgactctatattttgtataaataaaacaatattaGTATAATAATTATTACATTAAATAATTGCCCGTAAAAATTTGTAGGGGCCGAATATCTGTATTTAGCACAGGGCCTACAAATTGCCGGAGACGGCCCTGTAGTGGGTTGTCTACCCACTGGGTAAATGTAGCAATGTCCAAATAGACTATAGAGATAAGTacaaatatactccgtataatctACTACAAAAAAGTCAATGGTCTCCTCTCCTTCAATCTTATACCCTTTTAAAAGCAAGGAGTGAGCTATTACTATTCACAACATAGTAGAATTACTGAATTGCCCCAATTTTCcttcttgttttttttctttttttttttgtcattttcctTATAAACAGCGTAAGTACCATTTTACCCTAGGTATTCAGATGACGCCATGTGTCCCTCGTTTACACGTGTTGCCTTCCTCCTCATACTAGCTTACCGTACTTCACAGAGTTCAAAGCCCTAATCCTTTTCAAACCTTGTCATCTCCTCCTTCTACCTTGCGGCTCTCGATCCCCTCCTCCCTgctgctttctctctcctcatcccAAGGCTTCTTCGCAGCGAGATTGGTGAGTTATGTAAATTTTCTCATCTCCATCAAGCGTTCTATGGTAGTTTATCAATTATGTGTATTCTTCTTTTTTCCCCTTCTCTCATTTGTATATTAATAGGTTGCTCCTTGTCACTCTTATGCATCATCTTATAAAGAATATTAGGATGTAAAACCTTCAGTAATTTTTTTCGGTACGTTTAATTGTTCCAGCTGGtaaattttatttctttttctcgaCCTAAATCAATTTTGGGTTTGTTCTTCATATAATAATCGTATTAAAAGTGTTCGATTGTTTTCTTCTTAGGTATTTAATTGGTGGCAGTGGCTTTAATCTTCACGTATTGGCTGTTGTAATTTTTGGTTTTAAGTTGCAGATGCTAGACTGTTAGATTCTTAGATGGtttacaaattcttatttacaagggttgtacaataaatattgtacatacttaaaagttaagcttatatatatatataagttatctattttttagtgaattttttttccattttaataaaatttatttcttcaaaatcactaacaatatataaaattattcatttaaccctttaaaatatttatctatcaacttttttttactaatataaaagttaatcaaaactaggttaaagttactaaaaatgagtaaagttatgttggtgtaaaataaatttattgtacaccttgtgcgcgcaagaccttttgttactGCATTGGCTAGATTAAACATGGATTTGTTGAATAGCCCATTATTTAAACGACGAATTGGACCAAATTTTATCAAATTGAAGCTAGAAACCCGATTTACACCCCCATAGAAATCATTTTATGCAATATTATTACTTACTATGCCCGGGCTCACTTGCCCGAAAGAGAAATCCAGGTGTTCGGTGAAATTCCTGATTATCGGTGTCCAAGAACGCTGAAATCCTTGAATACTTTGTTAAATGGGCTTTTGATTTGCTGGGAATATGATAAATTGGAAagggtttttgtttttcttcccCAAATGTTAGTAAATGATTAATGATTATAAGGAGAGGAATGATTTGAGGGGTGCATGGAAGGTGTATGATGAAATTCTTGAGAGGAGGGTTCATCCGAATGAGGTAACTTTTTCAACGTTGATTACTGGACTTTTTAAGAGTTTGAAGGTGAAGGAAGCTCTTAATTTGAAGAAAGATATTATGGGGGTTTAATTGAAAGAGGGTTTAATTTGCAAAAGTTGCTGGTATAAATGGATCAATAGTTTGTTTAATTGTTGCTTGTCTTGACAATATAGTATATTTGTACAGTTATTGATTTGTTTGTGATCTTATACGGATGTGAATCTTCGTCAAGACTCTTACCGGAAAAACCACCACTCTCGAATTTGAGAGTTCTGACACTATCGACAATGTTAATTGCAGGGCTACTGGCTTTAAACAGGCTAATTAAATTTGCAATAAGTTGGGATCATAAGTTTATCAGTTATGTGTATTCTTCTTACCCCCCCTCTCATCTCCGTATTAACAAGTTGGTCCTTGTCACTCTTATGCATCAGCTTCCAAAGAAATTTAGGGTGCATAATCCTCATAATAGCATTAGTGCAGCCTTTGCATTTGCTATTATTTCCTTCTGATTTTGGGAGATGTTTAGCCAATGGCCAACCTTCAATGTctctttctttcctttcaaatgGGAGGTAAACCTTCTATAAGAAAATTTAATCTTATTATATCATATTCTAAAATACTCTTTTATGtctttgtttgattttagaGCATGAACTTTGATGATGCATTTCTTGAGAATGGTTCATGTCCATTTAGAAGATTCATATCCCTGAatgtttgaaatttgttttatgATGTTCCTTTTGATGTGAGATAATGCTAGCTATAATGTTTAATAAAGCAAAGCCTTGTCTGATGTGAAATCACTAAATGCTATTTGAGGATCTTGTTTGAATTTTTGTGTCTGATAAGATGCAAGGGAAAAGATCAAGTATCTGATTGTAGCTAAAATTTTAAAGATTTAACTAAAGAATATAGAGCATCATAGAAATTGGCAAACTTTAATATATAATGCATCGTGAGATTGCatttactattactattattgctatGTTTCTTTGGGAACTTAAGGTATCAAAAAAAGGAGGACTTAGATGCAAATGCAATCCCTTGTTAGATTATCATAGAAAATTAGCCATGGATTGACAAAAAATCATGTCAAAGTAAGATTTGcaggttctttttcttttagatTCAAACCTGGTTATACGCAAATGAGATTGGTTTGTTACCACTAGAGATGTTATGATGAATCTTATGGGCCTAGAAAATTGGGAAGCACATAGTAGACCATTTGCAGTGTACACCGAGAATAAGCTTCTTTGCAGCTGTAGGTGTAAGACAAAAAAGTCTTATTGCATTATTATGGTAATTATTGGTACAAATGCCACGTCTAATCCTTTCACGGCGCTCCAGACATGTATCCTTAGAGAGGTTCATGGTTGGAGTAAGGATTATAATTACTTTGGGTAGTTTGAATCATACTGAGTTATGTACAGAATCATATACAGACTATGCAACATAAGTACATAACCAAAATAATACATTATAAAAAATATAGAAAGGTTTGGTGTGGTTAGTCTAAAGCATAGAGAAGCCTTTGATTATTAGTGCTTGAGATTTATGTGCCTCATACTTAAGTGAAGTGTTTCATACTTCATTGCATTACATATTCTTTTATTTACCGATCTAATTATAGTCATACTTTCTTGTGTGATTTACATGTTTTCCCTTGTCTGCAGACCTACCCCAGTCCTTTACAAGACTATCATGCTTATTTAGTTGTTAAGTAAGCCAGTTCTCGGTTCTTGATATTTGAGTATCATTGCAGAATACCTATAACCGATAATCAAAGTATTATTTGTAGTTTGATTGTTTGTGTGATACAGTGATAGTGTTTTTCTAGAATATAGAAGTAGGTTGTATGTTAGAAGTGTATTTCATATCAACTTTATCAAGTGGGATATTGTCATATTGCATGACTATATGTATATGAGGTCTTGCACATAGACTTGCTACTTTTTAGCAGTTCATTATGCAATTTGTGTTTGGTTATGCACTTATGCTTGTTGTTCCTATCTGTTTCGTAGTAATCCTCTTATGTTATTATCTTGTTATCCTCTCCTTGAGTTTTCTGTTAGATGTCATTGTCCTCCTGTCATGATGTATCTTATGTAGTAGTTTGTGTTCTTGTTATGTTTTTCTGTGTTTTTCTTATAGAAGATGAAGCACACATGACAATAAATCTGTTTGAAGGAGATGTTGATAGTAGTAACTAGGAATGGCAATGGATCAGACTCGGGTCAGACTTAGTAAAATCCATATCCGACCCGATTGATTTTCGGACCTGATATCCGACTCCGACTCCGAGTCCGTATCCGAAAGTTCCACATCCGACTCTGCATCCATCGAACTAAGCCAAGTCCGACTCCGAATTCGATCCGACCGTTTATCCGGAAATTTCATCCATTTTTTTTTCTACTTTTCACATATTCATACCAGAATCATTGCAAAGACTAATGTATCCACCACATGAATGAAAATTATGTTAATCGGTACGAATTGAATTTTATTGACACAAATTTCTAATAGACTTACAAGAAATCAAGAACTATAACTACGTAACCCAAGAAAATTAATACTtacaaatataaatatatgCTATTGTTTCTACAAAAATAATCAACCAAACGTTACTTTAATCTCCATTTGAAAGTCAAATAAAAGATACTTACATTAGTTCAGATCTAATAAAATCTAACATAAACCACTAAGTATTGAAGTCAGTGACAACAAATCTTTGAAGATCGACGGTGAGTGGTTGCAATATTTATATCTTGGTGCTTTTATGCCATCATCTCACAAACAAATTACTCTTAATGTAGTGGTCCGTAGATGTAAATCATAATTTGTGATTCTAGAAATGACGGAGAGAAAGACTAAGGGAATGTCGATCTCattgaattgaaatttgtaGAAGAAGAACTTCATATTGTAAATGTGGTGTTTCTCATTGTATATGCGCATTGGTTAGAACTGCATTTGTCTTTAGGGTATCATTGTTCTTAATCTGTACAAACTTAAGTAATATGAATATGTTACTCAAGCCCAATCTTTAACAAAGTTTCTCAGTAGAAAATGGTTAGCAGATATGCAGTCATCTATAAGAATCTGTTATTTTCGagaaatgtattggatgttaaTAACTGAGTCCTAACTACGATTTTGATCACTTCACCTGATTTTAATGAAGTGGGTTTACTTTTACCGATTTGAAACTGATTTTTATTTAGACAAAGTTGATTTTACTAATTGATTATTTGTACGTTGAAAAGATACTTATGCAAGGATCCTAAAGTTGGTTGAACCAGTCTTTCAATCATTTGCACATGCAGGGTTAATACTTATCCAAATTAAGTGAATTTAGTGGCTGCAGCTTTTTTTATTCCTGGTTTGATTATCTGGCTTCAGGTAAGTCGGATCACTATATCGAGTACCATATGTTGCCAATGGATGTTGATGTGAGAAATTTACCAGCTCTGGTTTCTAATAGGCTTTCATCTAACTGGGCTGCTACTTGAAGATGATCAAGCTAGCTTGTGGAACATGTCCGAGAGAGAAGCTCTTTCAATTTATGTCTATAGAATGATGAATGTATCTAAGTACATTTTTCTATGTCATAAGAATTTTCTCATGCGATTATAACACAAGTAACAAACAAAATAACCGACTTTTTTTGTTCAactattttcatatactaataTGCTCGGGATTTGCATTGTGTTTtggtaattattttttatacatTGGGAGCGCGCACGGGCCAACAACTAGTAAGTACAAAAGCTAAATCTCCTACAAATGCATATTAATCTATTTCAAACTAGCAAACCTGGACCCAATTTTCCAAATCTGACAATATAATCTCTAGATACAACTCTCGTCGTTTCCCCTGCTTGTAAATAATACATCCATATATAATTCCAACTATATGATGTTTCAACCATGGAGATCAACTTTTATTCTTGAATTTTCCAGCGATGGAGATTGGAGAAACAAATATTTAAAGTAATTCATTTAGATTTTCATCTTTATTTTAGAGGAGAGAAAGAGGTATGGCCTTGTTGGATGGAATCATAGAGATGATATTAAGGGGGTTGTAGTGTTGTACCGTACTACCGTTGTATAGATTTGGTTGAGAGAAAGTGGTGCCTGGTAGCAAAGTTGAGGACGGAGAGTTTTAGGTTTAGTAATGCTTTTATAGAAAAATAAATATCCTAACACTTTAAAACATGCAAAGTTCAAGTTACTATTGCAGCAATAGTGTTGTGACGATATTGCCCCCGCTTCTCACTCTTTACTACTGGTTTGCCCTTCTGCCAGATTATGCCACGTTCTTGCATCTTACCCTTCCGTTTTCTTGGATGAGCTCTGACTCTTTCCCCTTTCGTCTTCTACTATCCTGCATTCTTGCTTATCAGCTCTTTCCTCTCTCCTCATTATTTTCTCTGTGCACTCTCAGCCATGGAAGATGGGATCAGAAACTTCCGAGTTCTGAAGCTCCTCACTCTCACTTTGTCTTCTTTTTCCCTGGTATGATTCTCTCTTCTgtgtttttattaaaattagggTTATGTTTTTCGCTTGTAATTGTTGAATTAATTAGGGttgattttagttgaatttGCAAATTGATTCCGGACAACAACCTCACTTCTTCCCTGACCTTAAGATTTTGGTGCGTAATCTTCCATTTAATGTTGACAGTGCTGAGCGCGATGGGTTGTTCGGTGCTGCTGGTACCGTTGAAATGGTTGAGGTGAGTTTACGATAAGATAACGTTGTTAGGGTTTAATCTAATTGTTCTTACTGACAGTTCTTTATTGAATTTGTGAGTTCCCAAAGATATGTTATTTATTGAATTTGTTTGCCATTCAGTCCAATTTAGGGTTTATCAACGCTCAAACCCATTAACTTCTCTTCCCTCCAAACTCCTGCTTC
This genomic stretch from Spinacia oleracea cultivar Varoflay chromosome 3, BTI_SOV_V1, whole genome shotgun sequence harbors:
- the LOC130470550 gene encoding uncharacterized protein, which gives rise to MQSSSYYCSNSVVTILPPLLTLYYWFALLPDYATFLHLTLPFSWMSSDSFPFRLLLSCILAYQLFPLSSLFSLCTLSHGRWDQKLPSSEAPHSHFVFFFPVLSAMGCSVLLVPLKWLRLYMIN